The Thalassotalea psychrophila genome window below encodes:
- a CDS encoding nucleoside-specific channel-forming Tsx family protein, which produces MKVLTSLLLILSFLQSGFVTAATVPEDIHENDFLWLNFHLYHGEDQRGGPFKFNDQYLEIEFGGRSGLFDLYGYVDFKDAFNNSDSDAHDGSNMFADIEPRMSLDYLFDKDLSVGIIKEWYIAMDIYYGDNECAQTCVVDVVDEVPVTTESSGLKIVWLGIGTDMELPWLGKTGVNLYARLIRENYGATNEDEWDGYAFHMNWFKTLHNFENSGFLAFQGYFDYEFGSDLDEGNSFEQEYRTDTSLQSYLGIWYHLPSSHFAMGYGLKLYDDMTQWKDGTILGGKEVDTSGAGHYFNLTYSF; this is translated from the coding sequence ATGAAAGTATTAACTTCATTACTACTTATCTTAAGTTTTCTACAATCAGGCTTTGTTACAGCAGCGACCGTGCCTGAAGATATCCATGAAAACGATTTCTTATGGCTTAATTTTCATCTTTATCATGGTGAAGATCAACGTGGTGGCCCCTTTAAATTTAACGATCAATATTTGGAAATTGAGTTTGGCGGACGCTCTGGTTTATTTGATTTATACGGTTATGTTGATTTTAAAGATGCGTTTAATAACTCTGACAGTGATGCTCACGATGGCTCAAATATGTTTGCCGATATTGAACCAAGAATGTCGCTCGATTACTTGTTTGATAAAGACTTGTCGGTTGGCATTATTAAAGAATGGTATATCGCTATGGATATATATTATGGCGACAATGAATGTGCACAAACTTGTGTGGTAGATGTTGTGGATGAAGTGCCAGTTACAACTGAAAGTAGTGGTTTGAAAATTGTTTGGCTGGGTATTGGTACCGATATGGAACTACCTTGGCTTGGTAAAACTGGGGTTAATCTGTATGCCCGCTTGATAAGAGAAAACTATGGTGCAACTAATGAAGATGAGTGGGATGGTTATGCTTTTCATATGAATTGGTTTAAGACACTTCACAATTTTGAAAATTCTGGCTTTCTCGCCTTTCAAGGATATTTTGATTATGAATTTGGTAGCGATCTAGATGAAGGTAACAGTTTTGAGCAAGAGTATCGCACCGACACTTCTTTGCAATCGTATTTAGGTATTTGGTATCACTTACCAAGCTCGCACTTTGCAATGGGTTACGGGTTAAAGTTATACGATGATATGACCCAGTGGAAAGACGGTACTATTTTAGGCGGTAAAGAAGTAGATACTAGTGGTGCAGGGCATTACTTTAATTTGACCTATTCTTTCTAG
- a CDS encoding integron integrase yields the protein MKSEFLKAVSKHMWTRRYAKKTIEAYLYWIKAFIIYNGKRHPKEMHNVETENFLSYLANERNVAPKTQAIALNALVFLYKNVLNKPLNLEMTFNRSTNQTKLPTVLTRKETVSFFHAINPKYSLACQLMYGSGLRLMELIRLRTQDIDFDYFSVQVWNGKVGKHRRATLAKELVRPLKRQIEAVKLKHELDCQNSSYAGVWLPHALSRKFPNASKQFSWQFLFPSSRLSSDPENGAMRRHHIDPTCVQKAVRTAALKADFDKRVTCHTLRHSFATHLLERGADIRTVQEQLGHSDVRTTQIYTHVIERGANGVLSPLSDLM from the coding sequence ATGAAATCTGAATTTTTAAAAGCTGTGTCCAAGCACATGTGGACTCGTCGATACGCCAAGAAAACCATTGAAGCATATTTATATTGGATCAAAGCCTTTATTATTTATAACGGTAAGCGCCACCCCAAAGAGATGCATAATGTTGAAACTGAAAATTTCCTTTCTTATTTAGCTAACGAACGCAATGTAGCTCCTAAAACTCAAGCCATAGCTCTTAATGCTTTAGTGTTTCTTTATAAAAACGTTTTAAATAAACCTTTAAACCTAGAGATGACTTTTAATCGCAGCACTAATCAAACAAAGCTACCTACTGTATTAACTAGAAAAGAAACGGTTAGCTTTTTTCATGCAATAAACCCCAAGTATTCTCTTGCTTGCCAATTAATGTATGGCAGTGGATTACGCTTAATGGAGCTTATTCGATTAAGAACTCAAGATATTGATTTTGACTATTTTTCAGTGCAAGTTTGGAATGGTAAAGTCGGAAAACATAGAAGAGCAACTTTAGCTAAAGAATTGGTTAGGCCACTTAAAAGGCAAATTGAAGCTGTTAAATTAAAGCATGAATTAGATTGTCAAAACTCTAGCTATGCCGGTGTTTGGTTGCCACATGCTCTATCTCGTAAATTTCCCAATGCAAGTAAACAATTTAGTTGGCAATTTTTATTCCCTTCTAGCAGGTTAAGCTCAGATCCTGAGAATGGTGCAATGCGCCGTCACCACATAGATCCAACCTGCGTACAAAAAGCAGTAAGAACTGCCGCATTAAAAGCAGACTTTGATAAACGAGTAACGTGCCACACTTTAAGGCACTCTTTTGCAACACATTTACTTGAAAGAGGGGCTGACATTCGTACAGTACAAGAACAATTAGGACATAGTGACGTACGTACCACACAAATTTACACTCATGTTATTGAGCGGGGAGCAAACGGGGTCCTTAGTCCGCTTTCCGATTTAATGTGA
- a CDS encoding AAA family ATPase, with product MFGRAEINEVFTPRNSEVNKTMYIEREALEKELFRSIKGSMHSFLFGESGNGKSWLYKKVFSDKKIEYVVANCARASMKKSIVDEIYSVCVQNGTSQKVSYSETKKAGVKALATAELSHQGNYELKQEDRLIESFIALNENSNSKPVVIVFDNVETIFKNNELMSELSDIIILLDDSRYSQYNVKFLIVGVPNQVLEYFSSAKNPSSVGNRIQEISRVAGLVPGQVVTFCENGFQHHLKVNIGETQLKRLARHVYDITLGVPQRIHEYCEGLSYILEDNKWTYQPTLLDLADHDWLRKGLRENYSVIEAYLNSDETANGRRNQVIYALGKIAHHQVNTETIGKQIAIEFPNNCPRSKSGIGQVLSNLAKGDKPVLKKIAHSSSYSLTDPRYLMCIRIMLHKDETSENVRKKLFKLS from the coding sequence ATGTTTGGAAGAGCCGAAATTAATGAGGTGTTTACGCCTCGTAATTCAGAAGTAAATAAGACTATGTACATTGAAAGGGAAGCTCTAGAAAAAGAACTATTTCGATCAATTAAAGGAAGTATGCACTCATTTCTTTTTGGAGAGAGTGGTAACGGTAAATCATGGTTATATAAGAAAGTATTCTCTGACAAGAAAATAGAATATGTTGTTGCCAACTGTGCAAGAGCTTCAATGAAGAAGTCTATTGTCGATGAAATTTATTCAGTATGTGTACAAAATGGAACATCGCAGAAAGTTTCCTATTCAGAAACAAAAAAAGCAGGAGTTAAGGCTTTAGCTACGGCTGAATTATCTCACCAAGGTAACTATGAATTAAAACAAGAAGACCGGTTAATTGAATCTTTTATCGCCCTTAACGAAAACTCTAACAGTAAACCTGTTGTAATTGTTTTTGACAATGTCGAAACTATTTTCAAAAATAATGAGTTAATGAGTGAATTGTCCGACATAATTATTCTATTAGATGATTCTCGTTATTCTCAATATAACGTAAAGTTTTTAATTGTAGGTGTCCCTAACCAAGTGCTGGAGTATTTTTCTTCTGCTAAAAACCCATCTTCTGTCGGTAATAGAATTCAAGAAATATCTAGGGTTGCAGGCTTAGTGCCAGGACAAGTGGTGACTTTTTGTGAAAATGGTTTTCAACATCATCTTAAAGTAAACATTGGTGAGACTCAATTGAAGCGACTAGCACGACACGTTTACGATATTACTTTAGGTGTTCCTCAAAGGATACATGAATATTGCGAAGGACTATCTTATATTCTTGAAGATAATAAATGGACTTATCAACCTACTTTATTAGATTTAGCAGATCATGATTGGTTAAGAAAAGGATTACGTGAAAACTATTCAGTAATAGAAGCGTATTTAAACTCAGATGAAACAGCTAACGGAAGAAGAAATCAAGTTATATACGCTTTAGGTAAAATAGCCCACCATCAAGTGAACACAGAAACTATTGGTAAACAAATAGCTATAGAATTTCCAAATAACTGCCCTAGAAGTAAATCAGGTATTGGTCAAGTACTCTCTAATTTAGCAAAAGGAGATAAACCTGTTCTTAAAAAAATTGCTCACTCTAGCTCTTACTCGTTAACTGATCCTCGCTACTTAATGTGCATTAGAATAATGTTGCATAAAGATGAGACGTCTGAAAATGTGCGTAAAAAGCTATTCAAGCTAAGTTAA